Proteins encoded by one window of Astatotilapia calliptera chromosome 13, fAstCal1.2, whole genome shotgun sequence:
- the LOC113035569 gene encoding SLC35A4 upstream open reading frame protein-like, with the protein MANDKSPLGQLKDLVELKDQLEDIQKRVEDEIQAGVPPGGSLLASPFLKGFLAGYVVARLRSSALLGVAIGTCTGMYAAQNYAVPNIENTIKDYIRNLKGGHK; encoded by the exons ATGGCTAATGACAAG AGTCCACTGGGTCAACTCAAGGATCTCGTGGAGTTAAAAGACCAGTTGGAGGACATTCAGAAACGGGTAGAAGATGAGATACAGGCTGGAGTTCCTCCA GGGGGCAGTCTGCTGGCTTCTCCTTTCTTGAAGGGTTTTCTTGCTGGGTACGTTGTTGCTAGACTTCGCTCTTCAGCGCTGCTAGGCGTTGCCATAGGCACGTGTACAGGGATGTATGCAGCTCAAAATTATGCTGTTCCCAACATCGAAAACACCATTAAAGACTACATACGCAACCTGAAAGGAGGACACAAGTAA
- the cd74b gene encoding CD74 molecule, major histocompatibility complex, class II invariant chain b: MADPETPTQPLIGAPSHETTVNVGAPGQNGRSTRAYKVAGLTLLACVLIVGQAMTAYFLLSQKNDIKSLEDQNNKLESQVSRVNSAPAPMKMHLPSNSMLMSDLADTDSSTGTPDDSSPPPTKCQLEASGVKPVQVPGFKPACEKDGLYKAQQCFESVCWCVNTATGEQINGSLRQGRANCNQSVRAGTMIRMLSLPSEEN; this comes from the exons ATGGCCGACCCCGAGACTCCAACCCAACCTCTAATTGGCGCTCCTAGCCACGAAACAACCGTCAATGTTGGAGCGCCAGGACAGAA tggccgCTCTACCCGGGCTTATAAGGTGGCAGGATTGACCCTTCTGGCCTGTGTGCTGATTGTGGGCCAGGCGATGACCGCCTATTTCCTCCTCAGCCAGAAGAATGACATCAAATCTCTGGAGGATCAGAACAACAAACTTGAGTCACAGGTGTCACGAGTCAACTCTG CTCCTGCACCCATGAAGATGCATCTGCCCTCGAACTCCATGCTGATGTCGGACCTTGCGGacacg GACTCTTCAACTGGAACCCCAGATGATTCCT CCCCTCCTCCCACCAAGTGCCAGCTTGAGGCTTCTGGCGTGAAGCCTGTGCAGGTGCCAGGTTTCAAACCTGCCTGTGAAAAGGATGGCCTCTACAAGGCCCAGCAGTGCTTCGAGTCCGTTTGCTGGTGTGTGAACACAGCCACCGGGGAACAGATCAATGGAAGCCTGCGCCAAGGACGAGCCAATTGCAATCAGTCCGTCCGTGCTG GCACCATGATAAGAATGCTGAGTCTTCCCAGTGAGGAAAATTAA